The following are encoded together in the Poseidonibacter lekithochrous genome:
- a CDS encoding GNAT family N-acetyltransferase, with protein sequence MNNNQLIQNNIENLTNLFKVMGSKQEDISNNKKLHLSDSWPNRLWMPYDYNKQDLQEAISTNSKKEKSYILSLWERDKELFQESIKELESKEYKVLFEQIGMYLDLNATNIEENSDLEIKLANTQEEIKLWTKIASESFGYEIDVNIIEKIAEDENTYLLLAYKNGVAVATTLLFENSSVMGVHLVGVPKEHRAQGIAENIMKRAINLSKEKKIDIMVLQASLLGLGIYQRLGFKQNFMLRNYQK encoded by the coding sequence ATGAATAATAATCAATTAATACAAAACAATATAGAAAACCTAACAAACTTATTCAAAGTAATGGGTTCAAAACAAGAAGATATTTCAAATAATAAAAAACTGCATTTATCAGACTCATGGCCAAATAGATTATGGATGCCATACGATTATAATAAACAAGATTTACAAGAAGCTATAAGCACAAACTCTAAAAAAGAAAAATCATATATTTTATCTTTATGGGAAAGAGACAAAGAGTTATTCCAAGAATCAATAAAAGAGTTAGAATCAAAAGAATACAAAGTTTTATTTGAACAAATTGGAATGTATTTAGATTTAAACGCTACAAATATAGAAGAGAATAGCGATTTAGAAATAAAACTAGCTAATACACAAGAAGAAATAAAACTATGGACAAAAATCGCATCTGAGTCTTTTGGATATGAAATAGATGTAAATATCATAGAAAAAATAGCAGAAGATGAAAATACATATCTATTATTAGCATACAAAAATGGTGTTGCTGTTGCTACTACATTATTGTTTGAGAACTCATCTGTAATGGGTGTACATCTTGTTGGAGTTCCAAAAGAGCATAGAGCACAAGGAATTGCAGAAAATATCATGAAAAGAGCTATTAATCTATCAAAAGAGAAGAAAATTGACATTATGGTTTTACAAGCATCACTTTTAGGATTAGGGATTTACCAAAGATTAGGTTTTAAACAAAACTTTATGTTAAGAAATTATCAAAAATAA
- a CDS encoding DMT family transporter has product MTFLMFMAFLAGIALATQATLNTHLGQMLSSSLLATFVAFLSSSIIMSFVILTYVKKLPSVEVIKSVPIYLWFTGGLLSAFALALFYYLIPKIGILPLVSLSLGGQLIFAVIAGHFGLFNFPVTTIDTSKIIGVASMLLAIFLINKG; this is encoded by the coding sequence ATGACATTTTTAATGTTTATGGCTTTTTTAGCAGGTATTGCACTAGCAACTCAAGCTACTTTAAATACTCACTTAGGTCAAATGTTATCAAGTTCACTATTAGCCACTTTTGTAGCTTTTTTAAGTAGTAGTATTATTATGAGTTTTGTAATATTAACTTATGTAAAAAAACTACCTTCAGTAGAAGTTATAAAATCAGTTCCAATATATTTATGGTTTACAGGTGGATTATTAAGTGCATTTGCATTAGCACTATTTTATTACCTAATACCAAAAATTGGAATATTGCCATTAGTATCTCTATCATTAGGGGGACAACTAATATTTGCAGTAATAGCAGGACATTTTGGTTTATTTAATTTCCCAGTAACTACAATAGATACAAGTAAAATAATAGGTGTAGCTTCAATGCTACTTGCAATTTTTCTAATAAATAAAGGCTAA
- a CDS encoding Crp/Fnr family transcriptional regulator, with protein sequence MKINNLMANNNKTIAFKALRNAINTYFEISDNTWNDLEDICTFMEIKKNDYITRFNEHPDGFYFVSVGLFRSYILNEKGNEYNKNFFFENTFPGSMVALLKKQTSNFEIQALEDSQVIHIDFKKYRDLLLKHDDLKLFQIYYLENNWLISKDAREVDIVQKDADERYDEFLETYENQHSRLTQYHIASHLGITATQLSRIRKKRI encoded by the coding sequence ATGAAAATAAATAATCTCATGGCTAACAATAATAAAACTATAGCTTTTAAAGCACTAAGAAATGCTATTAATACATATTTTGAAATCAGTGATAATACATGGAATGATTTAGAAGATATTTGTACATTTATGGAAATAAAGAAAAATGATTATATTACGAGATTTAATGAACATCCAGATGGTTTTTATTTTGTAAGTGTTGGTTTATTTCGTTCTTACATATTGAATGAAAAAGGAAATGAATATAATAAAAACTTCTTTTTTGAAAATACTTTTCCAGGTTCAATGGTAGCCTTACTAAAAAAACAAACTTCAAACTTTGAGATTCAAGCTCTTGAAGACTCACAAGTAATTCATATAGATTTTAAAAAATATAGAGACTTACTACTAAAACATGATGATTTAAAACTTTTTCAAATTTATTATTTAGAAAACAACTGGCTTATTAGTAAAGATGCTAGAGAAGTAGATATTGTTCAAAAAGATGCAGATGAAAGATATGATGAGTTTTTAGAAACTTATGAAAACCAACATTCAAGACTAACACAATACCATATTGCTTCACATTTAGGAATCACAGCAACACAATTAAGTAGAATTAGAAAAAAAAGAATTTAA
- a CDS encoding MerR family transcriptional regulator: MEELFDYELISKLRLSIGGVEDITGINQRKLRYWEEKGIIRSLTGKCGANKLFDYINVKKILYIKDFLEEGFTLQTAVKKADEKLIPVIEFLGKLPKDENK, translated from the coding sequence ATGGAAGAACTATTTGATTATGAACTAATTTCAAAGTTACGTTTGAGTATTGGTGGAGTAGAAGATATTACGGGAATCAATCAAAGAAAACTTAGATATTGGGAAGAAAAAGGAATTATTCGTTCTCTTACAGGTAAATGCGGAGCAAATAAACTATTTGATTATATAAATGTTAAAAAGATTTTATATATAAAAGACTTTCTAGAAGAAGGTTTCACTCTGCAAACAGCAGTAAAAAAAGCAGATGAAAAACTTATTCCTGTTATAGAATTCCTAGGAAAACTTCCAAAAGATGAAAATAAATAA
- a CDS encoding DUF2798 domain-containing protein — MIAKKYETILFALVNGAFMSGFMSFVITFLNIGFVDNFIFLWLGAYWKAFLVAFPIILLVTPRIRKAVSNLVSE, encoded by the coding sequence ATGATAGCTAAAAAATATGAAACAATTTTATTTGCACTTGTTAATGGTGCTTTTATGTCAGGCTTTATGAGTTTTGTAATTACTTTTTTGAATATTGGGTTTGTTGATAATTTTATATTCTTATGGTTAGGTGCTTATTGGAAAGCTTTTCTTGTTGCCTTCCCAATTATTTTATTAGTAACTCCTAGAATTAGAAAAGCAGTAAGTAATTTGGTATCAGAATAA
- a CDS encoding GNAT family N-acetyltransferase, with protein sequence MTSKQLEKNNINNVRNLFALMGSKSWPKRLWANYDYEKNDINVLMNKVLNEDNSHLIPLWDKKDNNTISSTKLLKENGFDISYTQTAMALDVHLSNNVLDDDLNINFVGSKEDIATWVEIASNSFSFPIIYETIYNLSKNKNIDLLLIYKDDIPIGTALIFTNSNVVGVHFLSILSSYRGNSFSKNIIEEIVSFAKREELQYLTLITSSLSSNFYEKLGFKKQFVLNYYIKQCNKS encoded by the coding sequence ATGACTTCAAAACAATTAGAAAAAAACAATATAAATAATGTAAGAAATTTATTTGCATTAATGGGTTCAAAATCTTGGCCAAAAAGATTATGGGCTAATTATGATTATGAAAAAAATGATATTAATGTACTTATGAATAAGGTGTTAAATGAAGATAATTCACATTTAATTCCCTTATGGGATAAAAAAGATAACAATACAATTTCAAGTACAAAATTACTAAAAGAGAATGGATTTGATATTTCTTACACTCAAACAGCAATGGCATTAGATGTGCATTTATCTAATAATGTTCTTGATGATGATTTAAATATAAATTTTGTAGGTTCAAAAGAAGATATAGCAACTTGGGTAGAAATTGCATCTAATTCTTTTTCTTTTCCTATAATTTATGAAACAATATATAACCTATCTAAAAATAAGAATATAGATTTATTATTAATATATAAAGATGATATCCCAATAGGAACAGCTTTGATTTTTACAAATAGTAATGTAGTAGGTGTTCATTTTCTTAGTATATTATCATCGTACAGAGGCAATAGTTTTTCAAAAAATATAATTGAAGAAATTGTATCCTTTGCAAAAAGAGAAGAGCTCCAATATTTAACACTGATTACTTCAAGTCTTAGTTCTAATTTTTATGAAAAGTTAGGTTTCAAAAAGCAATTTGTTTTAAATTATTATATAAAACAATGTAATAAATCCTAG
- a CDS encoding sodium-dependent transporter has product MNTSRFTRFGFILAAVGSAVGLGNVWKFPYVTGEYGGGAFVLVYLITALFVGVFVLIAELLIGKLGQSDAVTMFENLAVKKKNLWKYAGFIVVVPLIILSYYSVVIGWIFHYIALSFQGLPATVEESKSIFMSLLTTDVKTQLMYHTVVFVLVTAIILKGIKDGIERINKILMPLLALILSVLFIYSVTIDGSFGKAVHFMFDADFSKLSSEAVIVAIGQAFYTLSLGMGIIITYAASLPKDANIVKSSILISIIDTTVAIVAGLIIFTLLFDKGAESTKGAGLVFISLPSVFYEFGSIGSVLALLFFVAIAFAGVTSAISMLEPMVSYFVNRFNYSRIKAAMICSIFFYVLGIAALLSNISDYSPMLMVGDKGLFDWLDFVASTILVPIGGILAVVFVGHFMDKETINGELVPLMGSALTKVWFFMVQFVIPIALIIVILNETGLFKF; this is encoded by the coding sequence ATGAACACTTCAAGATTTACAAGATTTGGGTTCATTCTAGCTGCAGTAGGTTCTGCTGTTGGTTTAGGAAATGTATGGAAATTCCCTTATGTTACAGGTGAGTATGGTGGTGGAGCATTTGTATTAGTTTACTTAATTACTGCTCTTTTTGTTGGTGTTTTTGTATTAATTGCAGAATTACTTATTGGTAAGTTAGGACAAAGTGACGCTGTTACAATGTTTGAAAACTTAGCGGTTAAGAAAAAGAACCTTTGGAAATACGCCGGGTTTATAGTAGTTGTGCCATTAATTATATTATCTTATTACTCAGTAGTAATTGGATGGATTTTTCACTATATTGCATTGTCTTTTCAAGGACTACCAGCAACAGTAGAAGAATCAAAAAGTATCTTTATGTCATTATTAACAACTGACGTTAAAACACAACTTATGTATCATACTGTTGTTTTTGTATTAGTTACAGCTATTATTTTAAAAGGTATCAAAGACGGAATTGAAAGAATCAATAAAATCTTAATGCCATTATTAGCACTTATTTTATCAGTGTTATTTATTTATTCTGTAACAATTGATGGAAGTTTTGGAAAAGCAGTACACTTTATGTTTGATGCTGACTTCTCAAAATTAAGCTCAGAAGCTGTTATTGTAGCTATTGGACAAGCGTTCTATACATTATCATTAGGTATGGGGATTATTATTACTTATGCTGCTTCTTTACCAAAAGATGCAAACATTGTAAAATCATCAATCTTAATTTCAATTATTGATACGACTGTTGCAATTGTTGCTGGTTTAATCATCTTTACTTTATTATTTGATAAAGGTGCTGAGTCAACTAAAGGTGCTGGATTAGTATTTATTTCATTACCATCAGTATTCTATGAGTTTGGATCAATTGGTTCTGTATTAGCACTGTTATTCTTTGTTGCTATTGCATTTGCTGGTGTTACTTCTGCTATTTCAATGTTAGAGCCAATGGTTTCTTACTTTGTAAATAGATTTAATTACTCACGAATTAAAGCTGCAATGATTTGTAGTATTTTCTTCTATGTATTAGGTATTGCTGCATTATTATCGAATATTTCTGATTATTCGCCAATGTTAATGGTTGGGGATAAAGGTTTATTTGATTGGTTAGACTTCGTAGCTTCTACTATTTTAGTTCCAATTGGTGGAATTTTAGCGGTAGTATTCGTAGGTCACTTCATGGATAAAGAAACAATTAATGGGGAATTAGTTCCATTAATGGGATCTGCTTTAACAAAAGTATGGTTCTTTATGGTTCAATTTGTGATTCCAATCGCATTAATCATCGTTATTTTAAACGAAACAGGATTATTTAAATTCTAA
- the minE gene encoding cell division topological specificity factor MinE, translated as MFPWFKKKKSASTAKDRLTIAIMSDRDNNSYPFMDQMKAEIIEVVKKYMGVKAIEIKKDVDGDVEALSIDVQLDKKV; from the coding sequence ATGTTTCCTTGGTTTAAAAAGAAAAAAAGCGCAAGCACGGCAAAAGATAGATTAACAATTGCAATCATGTCAGATAGAGATAATAACTCTTATCCATTTATGGATCAAATGAAAGCAGAAATAATTGAAGTAGTGAAAAAATACATGGGTGTAAAAGCTATTGAAATTAAAAAAGATGTAGATGGTGATGTTGAAGCACTGTCTATTGATGTACAATTAGACAAGAAAGTATAA
- the minD gene encoding septum site-determining protein MinD encodes MGIVIAVISGKGGVGKTTTTANVGLGIAMNNKKCVVVDFDIGQRNLDMILGLENRVVYDMVQVMDGEVALKQALIKSKMNDNLHFLAASQTKDKTALQSDKILNLVTALKADFDYVILDAPAGIESGYEHTIEFADTAIIVVNPEVSSIRDADRAIGILDSKSQKVKDGSEVNKHLIINRIDAKMVQSGEMLTSQDIIDILSIPLIGKVPEDRGIIDASNQGKPIILDKNSEAGKAYSRISARLCGEEVALEDVETIQTGLFSKIKGIFK; translated from the coding sequence TTGGGTATCGTAATAGCTGTAATTAGTGGAAAAGGCGGTGTTGGTAAAACAACAACTACTGCAAATGTTGGTTTAGGTATCGCAATGAACAACAAAAAATGTGTTGTTGTTGATTTTGATATTGGACAAAGAAATCTAGATATGATTTTAGGTTTAGAAAATAGAGTTGTATATGATATGGTTCAAGTTATGGATGGAGAAGTTGCATTAAAACAAGCTCTAATCAAAAGTAAAATGAATGATAACTTACACTTTCTAGCAGCCTCTCAAACAAAAGATAAAACTGCTTTACAATCAGATAAAATTCTTAATTTAGTGACAGCTTTAAAAGCAGACTTTGATTATGTAATCTTAGATGCACCTGCTGGAATTGAAAGCGGATATGAACATACTATTGAGTTTGCTGATACTGCTATTATTGTAGTAAATCCTGAGGTTTCTTCTATTAGAGATGCAGATAGAGCTATTGGTATTTTAGACTCAAAATCTCAAAAAGTAAAAGATGGTTCAGAAGTAAATAAACACCTAATTATCAACAGAATTGATGCAAAAATGGTACAAAGTGGAGAGATGCTTACAAGTCAAGATATTATTGATATTTTAAGTATTCCATTAATTGGAAAAGTTCCTGAAGATAGAGGAATTATTGATGCATCAAATCAAGGTAAACCAATTATCTTAGATAAAAACTCTGAAGCTGGTAAAGCATATTCTAGAATCTCTGCAAGACTTTGTGGGGAAGAAGTAGCATTAGAAGATGTTGAGACTATTCAAACTGGTCTATTCTCAAAAATAAAGGGGATTTTTAAATAA
- a CDS encoding DEAD/DEAH box helicase — MQFSTFNLNENIQKSLDENKYISTTQIQEKVIPLVLENKDLMAKAQTGSGKTAGFVLPILEKWLGYNHPKKAKITTLVLAPTRELTLQVANTFEIFSKNFNKKPKIVSVIGGASIGDQLLDIQKGCDIVVATAGRLLDIINKKQIDLSTLEFFVLDEADKMLDLGFSDELDEILKELPENRQNLLFSATYPQKMLDIASKITTSAVKVEQEEEAPTVEKIQQRAIRVNSENRGPLLRHLIQSNDWPLVLVFMANKRASDNIAAKFRKHGIEAESFHGDLIQEERVETLEDFKAKKINVLFATDIAARGLHINDITCVINFDLPRATADYVHRIGRTGRAGKDGLAISFITNENSEHFKLIEKRCKISLEKEVLEGFEPTGKAPVKQKGAEAVKGKRKSKKDKLREAQANKDK, encoded by the coding sequence ATGCAATTTAGCACTTTTAATCTTAATGAAAATATACAAAAATCCCTAGATGAAAATAAGTATATTTCAACTACACAAATTCAAGAAAAAGTAATACCTCTTGTTTTAGAAAATAAAGACCTAATGGCAAAAGCCCAAACAGGTAGCGGTAAAACAGCTGGTTTTGTATTACCAATTTTAGAAAAATGGCTAGGATATAATCATCCCAAAAAAGCCAAAATTACTACATTAGTTTTAGCTCCAACTAGAGAGCTTACTTTGCAAGTTGCTAATACTTTTGAAATCTTTAGTAAAAACTTCAATAAAAAACCAAAAATAGTTAGTGTTATTGGGGGAGCTAGTATTGGAGATCAGCTACTTGATATTCAAAAAGGTTGTGATATTGTTGTTGCAACTGCTGGAAGATTATTAGATATTATCAACAAAAAACAGATTGATTTATCTACATTAGAATTTTTTGTATTAGATGAAGCAGATAAAATGCTTGATTTAGGATTCTCTGATGAGTTAGATGAGATTCTAAAAGAATTACCAGAAAATAGACAAAACTTATTATTCTCAGCTACATACCCTCAAAAGATGTTAGATATAGCTTCTAAGATTACTACAAGTGCTGTAAAGGTCGAACAAGAAGAAGAGGCACCAACTGTTGAAAAAATACAGCAAAGAGCTATTAGAGTAAACTCTGAGAATAGGGGACCACTATTAAGACATCTAATCCAATCTAATGATTGGCCTTTAGTTTTAGTATTTATGGCAAATAAAAGAGCTAGTGATAATATTGCTGCTAAGTTCAGAAAACATGGAATTGAAGCAGAGTCTTTTCATGGGGATTTAATCCAAGAAGAGAGAGTAGAAACTCTAGAAGATTTTAAAGCTAAAAAAATCAATGTTCTTTTTGCTACAGATATTGCAGCAAGGGGTTTACATATTAATGATATTACTTGTGTTATAAACTTCGATTTACCAAGAGCAACTGCTGATTATGTTCATAGAATCGGAAGAACTGGAAGAGCTGGAAAAGATGGACTTGCAATATCTTTTATCACTAATGAAAATAGTGAACACTTTAAACTAATTGAAAAGAGATGTAAGATTTCTTTAGAAAAAGAAGTATTAGAAGGTTTTGAACCTACTGGAAAAGCCCCTGTGAAACAAAAAGGTGCCGAAGCAGTTAAAGGTAAAAGAAAAAGTAAAAAAGACAAACTTCGAGAAGCTCAAGCTAACAAAGATAAATAA
- a CDS encoding multiheme c-type cytochrome, which yields MKFLNVKWLIIIIFITGILQMDILSLPWEYLKTISVIHAFLSIVFSVFYIIPFVNKHAYKYIVVKRKNSFVGWVLGFILLLVILSGFYLFFIGNTGGDMLGIISFNIHLYGSFVLIVFLLSHTKNMYKKPMINTFLLVSILSLISTVELRAYDENLVGIKLENDKKMYHNEDWTNSTKCKSCHNEIFNQWANSNHKNLVGSNPYYMLLEAIAGEVEGEEFRQWCMGCHNPSGLTTGLTRTSHNMNENSLANTLFEKNGKNLVDNYKKHGNARLEEGVSCLTCHRISEASSVGNSSYTLDLTNRKKYPFEDDETSIRSYLGHKFINAKPKEHKDSYMKPLYKDPKYCASCHDETSPITGKKIVSTYQQWKESEYNSPNDKAKNKTCIDCHMTNLEDGKFSPLRGTSTSGGVIKDDVKVHYFAGSNHFLSGLKDKKAEDQTIQLLRTSAKLDVNIKDNQVHVGVTNVGAGHHLPTGVADFRELWLDITIKDKNKNIVFSSGKLKEDGNLGEDARPFMKVFGDENGNPVGLLFWKYKTLLKDTRIPAKQRRVESYDLAKNLAYPLDVDVKLNFRIYPQWVTDAVKKAFPTLPNPPVIKLEEIKKEFKK from the coding sequence ATGAAATTTTTAAATGTAAAATGGTTAATAATCATAATCTTTATAACAGGTATTTTACAGATGGATATATTAAGTCTTCCATGGGAATACTTAAAAACCATATCAGTAATACATGCTTTTTTATCTATAGTTTTTTCAGTATTTTATATTATTCCTTTTGTAAATAAACACGCATATAAATATATCGTTGTAAAAAGAAAAAATAGTTTTGTTGGTTGGGTTTTAGGTTTTATATTATTACTTGTAATACTAAGTGGATTTTACTTATTTTTTATAGGAAATACAGGAGGAGATATGCTAGGAATCATATCATTTAATATACATCTTTATGGTTCATTTGTACTTATTGTATTTTTATTATCACATACAAAAAATATGTATAAAAAACCTATGATAAATACTTTTTTATTAGTCTCAATTTTATCTTTAATTAGCACTGTTGAGCTTAGAGCTTATGATGAAAACCTAGTTGGAATAAAACTAGAAAATGATAAAAAAATGTATCATAATGAAGATTGGACAAACTCAACAAAATGTAAGTCTTGTCATAATGAAATCTTTAATCAATGGGCAAACTCAAATCATAAAAATCTAGTAGGTTCAAACCCTTATTATATGCTTTTAGAAGCAATTGCAGGGGAAGTTGAAGGGGAAGAGTTTAGACAATGGTGTATGGGCTGTCATAACCCAAGTGGACTTACGACAGGTCTTACTCGAACAAGCCATAATATGAATGAAAATAGCTTAGCAAATACTCTATTTGAAAAAAATGGTAAAAACCTAGTTGATAATTATAAAAAACATGGAAATGCTAGACTTGAAGAAGGTGTTTCTTGTCTTACTTGTCACAGAATCTCTGAGGCTTCAAGTGTTGGAAATTCTTCTTATACTTTGGATTTAACAAATAGAAAAAAATATCCTTTTGAAGATGATGAAACAAGTATAAGAAGTTATTTGGGGCATAAGTTTATAAATGCAAAACCTAAAGAACATAAAGACAGTTATATGAAACCTTTATATAAAGACCCAAAATACTGTGCTTCTTGTCATGATGAAACTTCTCCAATAACTGGAAAAAAAATAGTTTCGACTTATCAGCAATGGAAGGAATCAGAATATAATAGTCCAAATGATAAGGCTAAAAATAAAACTTGTATTGATTGTCATATGACAAATCTTGAAGATGGTAAATTCTCACCATTAAGAGGAACATCAACAAGCGGTGGAGTTATAAAAGATGATGTTAAAGTTCACTATTTTGCAGGCTCAAACCACTTTTTATCAGGGCTAAAAGATAAAAAAGCAGAAGATCAAACAATACAACTTCTTAGAACCTCAGCTAAACTAGATGTAAATATTAAAGATAATCAAGTTCATGTAGGTGTTACAAATGTAGGAGCGGGACATCATTTACCAACTGGTGTTGCGGATTTTAGAGAGCTTTGGCTTGATATTACTATAAAAGATAAAAATAAAAATATAGTATTTTCAAGTGGAAAACTAAAAGAAGATGGAAATCTAGGAGAGGATGCAAGACCATTTATGAAGGTATTTGGAGATGAAAATGGAAATCCAGTTGGGCTATTATTTTGGAAATATAAAACACTTCTAAAAGATACAAGAATACCAGCTAAACAGCGAAGAGTTGAATCATATGATTTAGCAAAGAACTTAGCTTATCCATTAGATGTAGATGTTAAATTGAATTTTAGAATATATCCTCAGTGGGTGACAGATGCGGTTAAGAAGGCATTTCCAACATTACCTAATCCTCCAGTAATAAAACTAGAAGAGATTAAAAAAGAATTTAAAAAGTAG
- a CDS encoding cytochrome-c peroxidase: MKTIIQVIIVAFIVISILLSLPSILKQRDFKVYEDDLLRKTAIAKGLKAIPNNYEDLEKIYKEKDITLDKEKILLGKELFFDTKLSSNNDTSCSTCHLISKNPQEKKIILNALTSNKQPNDMQDANNCVLCHLGDESGTDRLATSVGSNGELNPYHLNTLTILNTSLAKFLTWTGEVKSLEEEVDKAIKSPHQLNMNEKTLLEKLHNDEKYKDMNLNYEDIKISIASYVRTLLTRSSFDRFLEGDNNAINAQAKQGLANFMNFGCSGCHTGMSVGGQSVQRFPLRHFAGIHDLRPNLGSPPDFEIIDNSFPFENKGGFKGRANTNFFRVPILRNVTKTSPYFHNGAVDKIKEAVEIMGRHQLGINLTSKQIDEITAFLKTLEGNIVDYDEGANK; the protein is encoded by the coding sequence ATGAAAACTATTATCCAAGTTATTATTGTAGCTTTTATAGTTATCTCAATTTTATTATCCCTTCCTTCAATTTTGAAGCAAAGGGATTTTAAAGTATATGAAGATGACCTTCTACGTAAAACTGCCATTGCAAAGGGATTAAAAGCTATTCCTAATAACTATGAAGATTTAGAAAAAATCTATAAAGAAAAAGATATCACTTTAGATAAAGAAAAAATACTTTTAGGAAAAGAACTATTTTTTGATACAAAACTATCTTCAAATAATGATACTTCTTGTTCTACTTGTCACTTAATAAGTAAAAATCCTCAAGAGAAAAAAATCATTCTTAATGCTCTAACTAGTAATAAACAACCTAATGATATGCAAGATGCTAATAACTGTGTTCTTTGTCATTTAGGAGATGAGAGTGGTACAGATAGATTAGCTACCTCTGTTGGAAGTAATGGAGAGCTAAATCCCTATCATCTAAATACTTTGACTATTTTAAATACTTCTCTTGCTAAGTTTTTAACGTGGACTGGGGAAGTAAAAAGCTTGGAAGAAGAAGTAGATAAAGCTATAAAATCTCCACATCAATTAAATATGAACGAAAAAACTTTATTAGAAAAACTTCATAATGATGAAAAATATAAAGATATGAATTTAAATTATGAAGATATAAAAATCTCTATTGCCTCGTATGTAAGAACACTGCTTACTAGAAGTAGTTTTGATAGATTCTTAGAAGGTGATAATAATGCTATAAATGCCCAAGCAAAACAAGGGCTTGCAAACTTTATGAACTTTGGTTGTAGTGGTTGTCATACAGGTATGAGTGTTGGCGGTCAAAGTGTACAAAGATTTCCTTTAAGACATTTCGCAGGAATTCATGACCTAAGACCAAACCTAGGCTCACCACCTGATTTTGAAATCATTGATAATAGTTTTCCTTTTGAAAATAAAGGTGGATTCAAAGGTCGAGCTAATACAAACTTCTTTAGGGTTCCAATTCTTAGAAATGTAACAAAAACATCTCCATATTTTCATAATGGAGCAGTTGATAAAATAAAAGAAGCAGTTGAGATTATGGGACGTCACCAATTAGGAATAAATCTTACAAGTAAACAAATTGATGAAATAACAGCCTTTCTTAAAACCCTAGAAGGAAATATAGTTGATTATGATGAAGGAGCCAATAAATGA
- a CDS encoding SDR family oxidoreductase: MSQVVLITGATSGMGELSASTLANSGYKVYAGTRNINDLDSSNKNITNIYIDVTKTESIKDAVATIIKNEGKIDVLVNNAGYGLVATLEEGTDEEIFNQFDVNVFGLIKTTREVLPHMRKAKSGVIINISSFLGKMGLPLLSHYNASKYAVEGIVDSLRFEVAPFGIRVHSIQAGLFGTNFVKKGLVANAQTTSEDSPYKDLVAHFVPIVAKAINEGPSPQPIADAVKSIIEDENSDIALEVGVEASTFVPLRKELSDKDFENKIKETFGI; the protein is encoded by the coding sequence ATGTCACAAGTAGTTTTAATAACAGGCGCAACTTCAGGAATGGGAGAACTATCAGCTTCAACACTAGCAAATTCTGGATACAAAGTATATGCCGGAACTAGAAATATAAATGATCTAGACTCTTCAAATAAAAATATTACAAATATTTATATCGATGTAACAAAAACAGAATCAATAAAAGATGCAGTAGCTACAATAATCAAAAACGAAGGAAAAATCGATGTTTTAGTGAATAATGCTGGATATGGATTAGTAGCAACACTTGAAGAAGGAACAGATGAAGAAATCTTCAATCAATTTGATGTAAATGTATTTGGTTTAATTAAAACTACAAGAGAAGTACTTCCACATATGAGAAAAGCAAAAAGTGGTGTGATTATTAATATCTCTTCATTCTTAGGAAAAATGGGATTACCTCTTCTTTCTCATTATAATGCTTCAAAATATGCAGTTGAAGGAATCGTAGATTCACTAAGATTTGAAGTAGCACCTTTTGGAATTAGAGTTCACTCTATTCAAGCAGGATTATTTGGAACAAACTTTGTAAAAAAAGGTCTTGTTGCAAATGCTCAAACAACAAGTGAAGACTCACCATACAAAGACTTAGTAGCTCACTTTGTACCAATTGTTGCAAAAGCTATTAATGAAGGTCCAAGTCCACAACCAATTGCAGATGCTGTAAAAAGTATTATTGAAGATGAAAACAGTGATATTGCACTTGAGGTTGGAGTTGAAGCTAGTACTTTTGTACCATTAAGAAAAGAGTTAAGTGATAAAGATTTTGAAAATAAAATCAAAGAGACTTTTGGAATCTAA